The Aphelocoma coerulescens isolate FSJ_1873_10779 chromosome 2, UR_Acoe_1.0, whole genome shotgun sequence genome contains a region encoding:
- the NDUFS6 gene encoding NADH dehydrogenase [ubiquinone] iron-sulfur protein 6, mitochondrial: MAAPAATFRWLLPRSRPLLSRPGLPAAAAARPYGVRASDTGELVTHTGQVYDEKDYRRVRFVGRQKEVNKNFAIDLIAEQPVSQVESRVISCDGGGGALGHPKVYINLDKETKTGTCGYCGLQFKQKHH, translated from the exons ATGGCGGCGCCCGCCGCGACCTTCCGCTGGCTCCTGCCGCGGAGCCGCCCGCTGCTCTCCCGCCCGGGGCtgcctgccgccgccgccgcccggccctacGGTGTGCGGGCCTCCGACACCGGCGAGCTGGTGACGCACACAGGGCAG GTATATGACGAGAAGGATTACAGAAGAGTTAGATTTGTTGGACGACAAAAGGAG GTGAACAAGAATTTTGCAATTGATTTGATAGCAGAGCAGCCTGTGAGTCAAGTTGAAAGCAGAGTGATATCCTGCGATGGTGGTGGTGGAGCTTTGGGACATCCTAAAGTATACATAAACTTG GACAAAGAGACAAAGACCGGAACATGTGGCTACTGTGGACTTCAGTTTAAACAGAAACATCACTGA
- the MRPL36 gene encoding large ribosomal subunit protein bL36m, giving the protein MFSLLLRAAAAAAPLRSLCRSPLCSLAPWGRAAGPPAVSGSWAAPPWRAPRGLLAVPPPPGPLLPPLLAGLKTKTALRRRCKDCYFVRRRGRLYVCCKSNPRHKQRKG; this is encoded by the coding sequence ATGTTTTCCCTCCTGCTCAGggccgccgccgcggccgccccgctgCGCTCGCTGTGCCGCTCGCCCTTGTGCTCGCTGGCCCCgtgggggcgggcggcggggccgcccgcgGTGTCTGGGAGCTGGGCCGCGCCGCCGTGGCGGGCGCCCCGCGGGCTGCTGGccgtgccgccgccgcccgggccgctgctgccgccgctgctgGCCGGGCTGAAGACGAAGACGGCGCTGAGGAGGCGCTGCAAGGACTGCTACTTCGtccggcggcgcgggcggctcTACGTGTGCTGCAAGAGCAACCCCCGGCACAAGCAGCGCAAGGGGTAG